The genomic window TTGTCCGTTATTTTTCTCAAGTACATGACCAAAAAACATAGCATTATGTATTACTAATGACATTGAAATAAATCTAATGGTGGTGTCAGATCAATCTATAGAGGCAATAGATTTTATGGCATGAAACAGCACCTTTGGTAGGTATAAGGTGGCTCAAATTTATTTCCAtggaatttgaaaataatttaatggCATTTCGAAGATTATTGCATTTGATTGCTCCCCAAATTTTCTTGCCAACTTCTCAGGGCTCTTTATTGAAAATAGAGAGCAAGGCTTTGATTGAACTCATCTGATCTGATCATGAATAAAGAGATAAATAGACAGCAGTATAGAATGGAAGCATCAACTTATAAAGTTTGTAACTTCAATTTGTTAGAGTTGCAGCTCTTTAATCTTCCCGTGAGGAAGGTGTACCGGTAGAAGCACTATGAAGGAAACGGGGCACCCATGAAAGACTGTTGCACCGTTGGcagtgaccatctagaaatgatGCACAATGACACACAAAGTTCCTCCAAAATAATGGCACACAGATTTCCAACCAAGAGAAATAGCAGGATgacaaaatatttataaaaagaaaaggtgAAATATGAAATGTGGAACtacctttctatttttctattaCTATATGAAGGCCATCAAATGAGCCTTCTGTTACATCTGGATGACCCAATGAGGTCATTAAGTCTGGATTACTTGAAGACTGTCAGCACTAAAATTTTGGAAATACCAATGTCAGTTGAGGTTAGCCTATCTATTATGTTCAGGACTTAGTCTAACCTTTGCATTGCTGGCATAATTTTATTAATGTTAGTAGAGTTAGATTGGTGGTGATAACTATAGCATGAAACATGAGTAGTCTTGAGCTTTTACATAAAGTCCTAGTAATCTCTTAAAGATGGAGTGTTCTAGTTCTAGGACTGTGCCCTATTGGAAAGGCGTTCTTGGAGTGGAAACCAAGAACTTTGATCGAGTAACCTTTTCTATATTATCATTGGTACTTGTTGGTGATGATCCTGGGCTGGCCGATCTAATTCTGCAAATGATTGAACCATTCTATGTACAGTCATATAGTCCTGATAATGGTAACATGAACAATTATTGGCGACCAttattcttttccttttcctcgAGCGAAAGTATAGATCATGATTTctattcttattattattttgtttCTGCTAATCGTCAATCTGCTTTTGGTGTTttcactttaaaaaaaaaaaaaaagttgcctTTCTTATTGTCTCTCCTTCAGAAGCTTCTCCTTGGGCGTTGAGAGTAATTTATGCAAACCCTTATGGTCTACAGCATCAAGCTTTGTGGCTTGACATTTCAAAAGTCAAAGATGTAAATTTTCCATTGGTAATTTTTGGTAACTTTAATGTAATATGCATTCAGCAAGATAGAAGAGGGGATGGCAATTTATTGAGAACAAAGACATTGAGGAATTTAAGGATCGCTGAAGTTCTTATGGCCTTGCTGACCTTTGTTTTTCAGTTCTCAAATATACATGGTGTCACAACATAGAGTATGGGAGGGaattgagttgcttgcaaatggTGGGTAGATTTGTAGGTATCCGGAATTCCAAGTTATCCACCTTTCAGGAGTGGTGTGTTGAAGCTAGATTCCAATTGCCCTGCCTTGAGCGGTTTTGTTTATCAGGCAAATGGGTGGAAGCGGTTCAAGGTTGTGGCATTGCTGCAGTCATTATTCCCCAATGACTAAGGTCTCTATGCTTCTAAGTTTAGTTAAAGATTCTTCGCAGAAATGGAATAGGGAGTATGTTCGGAATCTATTTCGGAGAATTGAGGATCTTGATAAAGAAATTCTGTATTTGTAAAACAAGGAGAGTCTATTGGGAGGTCTTGAGTTAGACGAGCACCTCAACTGCTTGAGACTTGAAGAATTCAATGAACCCTTGAGGCAGCAAAGAAGTCTTCAGGAGACAAAAATCCAAGTTATGGTGGTTGAAAGAGGGAGATGGTAATAAAAATGTTTCCATCAGATTGACTATTTTATGGAGAAGCAGGATTAGGATCACCAATTTGACGACCCCGAATGGCCTCATTGCTATTGAGGAGAATGAGAGTACAGGAACCTTATTCAATTACTTCAAGGATAAATGTACTTCTTCTTTTCAATATCCAGATATTGAGCTCCCTTCAGTCCCCACCAAGGTAACTGGTGCTGATAATCATATGCTTGAAGCTAATGTTACAAAGCAGGAGAACATGATTGTCACTATTTAGATGTCCTTTGATAAAGCCCCGGGTCCATATGGCTTCCAACATCTGTTGTTCAAATCTTTGTGGCCTGTTATCCACACTGATGTAGTGAATGCTGTTGTGGAATTCTTTAAGACGGGAGATGCCTAGCATATGGAAGAGTACTTTTGTTGCTTTGATTATAGAGAAATCTTCCTTTGGAATGTCAGGATTTTAGACCAACAAGTTTATGCAAACAATGTACAAGGTTGCGGCAAAGGCGCTTGTTAACAGATTAAAGCCTACAAAAGGCTCCGAAAACAAAAGCTTGTGGCTCTTGAAAGGGCCTATGACAGAATTCAATAAAGGCATTTGCATGAGGTTCTTATTCATCTCCTGGATTGAGGATTCTATAGCATACCCCATCTTCTCAATATTGGTGAATGGATCACCTTCAGCCTGGTTTTAATCCAACGTGGGACAACAACAAGGTTGTCCCCTCTCACCCTTCTTATTTCTTCTGTATGTTGATATGCTTTGAATATGGAGCGGATTGAGAGAAAAGTTTAATCCAATCGAATCTaatcagattgaaaaaaattcaaccCGCTACCAAccatttatcatatataaactatTTGAAACCGAAGTTAACAGTTTGCAGCGGATTCAGATAGATTGTGTCTGTTTGGACTGCAATATTGATTTTAAACGTCACAAACCAATATAACTTTCAattcacataaaaattagaatttaataattttataatatctataAATCAGTACATAATATGTCACAATTGTCAATTTTCAATTCTTCAAATTGTCtaagtattaaaaatattatatcgatCGACGGATTCGATTTCATATTAGTTAAAAATGCATAAATCAAATCcgaattaatcaaattttttacgaATCACAACCCAATTCAATTCGATTGATGTCTTTTAACTGATCAAAATCGATGTTTATCGGATCGGAttagatgaatttttttagattttgattATCAGCTCagctctaaaaaaaaataaaataaaaaaaagaaatcaatgaCATGCACCTATTATCGAGAAGGAAACTTATTTCAGATTAGGCAATTCCTACGCCCATCCATCCATCGAACCATTCCAAAGACCATCCATGAGACCCTACCAATCATTTTATTTTTACACATccagagaggaaagaagaagaatgaCTACGTATAAAGATAAGAATCAGTCCAGCTTCCATGCCTACAGGAACCCAGGGTCAGGAGAGGTGGTGAAAACGGGCTTATCCTTAGCCACCCCATTGCTCCCCACGCCGGTGCTGCTGCTCTTCCGCCTTGGCTTCGCCTCGCCGAGCATGGTGAGTACATCTCTCATCGATGGCCGGTCCTTGGGCGACCTCGCGGTGCATAGCACCGCAATCCGCAGCACCAGCAGCATCTCCTCCCGGACGTGCTCGCATTGGCCGCCGATGCTCGCATCGAGCAATTCATCGACTCCTCGATTGCTCCTCAGCCGTTCCCGAACCCATCCGACGATGTCCAGGCAATCGCCGAACTCTGGCTCTATGGGCCGCTTCCCTGTTAGCAGCTCCATGAGGACCACACCAAAGCTATATATGTCACTCTTCTGATCCACCTTCAGGGTGTAGCCATACTCTGTTAcacggaaaaaagaaaaaagatattaaTGGCAGCTCTCCTCGTGCTTTAGTACATAGTTTGTCTAGGAGATGCAAATTTCTAGTCCGACGAAAAATTAAGAAAGTTATCCTTAATAGGTACTTACTAGAATTTCGGAAAGAAATGCGTCTCATATCATGAATGTTAGCTATTCTAACAGATAATTCCCCCAACATAATCTTGTAAAAATTTAAGTAATTGAGAGACTATTGTAATTATGAGCTACATCAATTACAACTCAGGAGCAACTCATTCATGGATTGTGAATTTTTTCAAATCGGTAATGAAGCTATgcgtaatttttttaaaacaaaaataaagaaataaattgttTTGTGGTAACTTAGGAACTACTGGTATTTTGTAGATGCTATGCATGTGCACGTAAAAAACATGGGAAAAGGGAAGGAGAGACATGAAGAAATAGAGTATttaaaagaatttgagattatgagaaaaaaaaaaatcataattaagAAAGACATAAAGGAGGTACAGCAGcagattaattttttttgcatgttgGTGAAACGTGTCataaaattcttatatatataatttttattttaaaatttgatttcattaaaatatTGAGTTTATATTTATCAAGAGGTTTAAAAAAGTTATAATTTATTCCAGGAGCAATGCATGGACAGATTCCAATATCCATCCCATAACTTACGTTTACCCATATTTTTTCCATctacataatttttttctattttttactctaccatatttaatacacaagtttttattttttattcttttaaaaaatgAATAGCTAAAGAGTCTAGGTATTTGGCTTCAACCTTTCCACCATTATACCAGCAGAGACGTAACCATCAGTGAGGAAAATAACTAAACTAACCAGGAGCGATGTAGCCATACGATCCGGCCACCGTGGACACCGTCTCATTCTTCCGGACCATAATCCTCGCCAGCCCGAAGTCGGCGATCCTCGCCTCGAGGTTGGCGTCGAGCAGCACGTTGCTCGACTTCACGTCCCGGTGGATCACCGGCGGGTGGCAGTCATGGTGAAGGTAGGCCAGTCCCTGCGCGATCCCCGCCGCCACGTTGTACCTCGACACCCAGTCCATCAGCACCCGCCCCGCCTGCCTCCCATGCAGAGCCTCCCACAGGCTGCCGTGTGGCATGTACTCATAAACGATCATAGCCTCCGTATCGTTATGCAGGTAGCCCAGCATCCGCACCACGTTCCGGTGCCGCAGCCTCCCCAGAAGACTCACCTCCCCCACCAAATCTCCGGCGCCGGATTCATCCCCAGCCTCCGCGGCTCCTCCTCGCCATAGCTTCTTCACCGCCACGACCCCATGGTGCCTCGGAATCTCCGCCTTGTAGACGATCCCGGTCCCGCCCATGCCGATGATGTTCGATTCCTTAATGGATGCCAGCACGTCGGCGCTGGTGAAATTTAGCCGCTGGAATGCCGTCAGCCGCCATGGCCATGCACCTGTCTCTACGTCGAACCGCTCGTCGCAGCACCCCTCATCGTTGTACCACCGCTTGTAGAATTGGTGGGCTCCGAGAACGGCTATGCCGATTGCTAGCACCGCCGATATCCCGATCAGCCATCCGGCGACGATGTGCTTGAAGTGTGACCCTCTGCGTCTCATCGATGCCGATGCTCCCGGAGAATTGGCGGCACATGGAGTTAGGACGCCACCGCAGAGGCCCGGGTTGCCGGCGAGTTCGTCGGGATTTATAGTCCTCAACAAGCCGTTGGATGGCACCGGGCCGGAGAGATTGTTGTAGGCCAGGTTCACCATTTCGAGCGCCGGCGAGCTACCAAAGTTACTGGGGATTGAGCCGGTGAGGTAATTGTTGGATAGATCAAGCATTGCCAATGTCGACATCATGGCGATTGCGGCCGGGATCTCGCCGGTGAGCCGGTTGCTCCGAAGGTTCAGCGTCACGAGCCGCTTGCACGAGGCTAGGCTGCCGGGGATGCTCCCAGAGAGCCGGTTGTTGGAGAGGTCGAGAGAGGAGAGTGACGGGCAGTCCTGGAACTCGTCAGGGATCTCTCCGGTGAGCTCATTGTCGGAGGCCATGAAACTCTGGAGGGTAGGTAATGATAGTATGTTGGAAGGGAGAGACAATTGGAGGTGATTGTGGGAGAGATCAATGAAGGAGAGTGACGTCGAAAAGGCGATGTCCTCTGGAACCTCGCCGGAAAGTTCATTTCCGGCCAGTTCTAGCCGTTGCAGCCCCGGCAGCTTCCCAAGCCCGCTGGTGATCGTTCCATTGAGCCGGTTGTTCTGAATCCTGACCCGCACCAATGAGAGACATGCCGAGAGGCTCGCCGGGATTGGCCCCGAGAACGCATTGTTGAAGAGGATGAGCTTGGTGAGGTTCCCCTGGCTGCACAACCCGGCCGGGATCTCACCAGAGAGAGAGTTTGTCGACACGTCCAGCCATCGCAGCGGCGAGTTGCAGCCTAGATTGGCCGGCAACGGCCCGGAAAGCGAGTTGTTCCACAGTGCAAGCACCTCCAACTGTGGTAGCTCTCCAATTCCAGCCGGCACCGGGCCTTTGAGCTGGTTGCACATGAGGTTTAGCAGCTGGAGATTACTCAACTTGGCTAATTCCGGCGGTATCGAACCGGAGATCAGATTATCTGAAAGATCCAGCATCACCAATGATGAAAGGTTACCCATTTCTTTCGGAATCTCGCCACCCAAATCGTTCTTGTACAAGTAAACAGTGGTGAGAGACTGCAGCTTCCCGAGCTCGGCCGGAACAGCTCCATCAAGATTTCCGACCGCCATGTCGAGATACTGGAGATTGGTCAGGTTCCCAAGCTCGGCTGGAATAGGCCCTTCGAACCCATTGTATCCAATAATCAGAGTTTCC from Elaeis guineensis isolate ETL-2024a chromosome 4, EG11, whole genome shotgun sequence includes these protein-coding regions:
- the LOC140856908 gene encoding uncharacterized protein, which encodes MSTKLLLSIFLAFFSSIAISNAAIADEVSALLSIKSELFDPLDALRDWRPLADAAASSHCNWTGVRCNWRGSVDGLDLSHMNLSGRITDEFRHLPSLAGLNICCNSFTSSLPRTLSNLTMLKELDVSDNNFVGHFPTGLGACPGLTSLNVSGNNFVGPLPDDIGNATSLESLDFRGSFFTGSIPPFYQNLQKLKFLGLSGNNLTGKLPAMLGLLSSLETLIIGYNGFEGPIPAELGNLTNLQYLDMAVGNLDGAVPAELGKLQSLTTVYLYKNDLGGEIPKEMGNLSSLVMLDLSDNLISGSIPPELAKLSNLQLLNLMCNQLKGPVPAGIGELPQLEVLALWNNSLSGPLPANLGCNSPLRWLDVSTNSLSGEIPAGLCSQGNLTKLILFNNAFSGPIPASLSACLSLVRVRIQNNRLNGTITSGLGKLPGLQRLELAGNELSGEVPEDIAFSTSLSFIDLSHNHLQLSLPSNILSLPTLQSFMASDNELTGEIPDEFQDCPSLSSLDLSNNRLSGSIPGSLASCKRLVTLNLRSNRLTGEIPAAIAMMSTLAMLDLSNNYLTGSIPSNFGSSPALEMVNLAYNNLSGPVPSNGLLRTINPDELAGNPGLCGGVLTPCAANSPGASASMRRRGSHFKHIVAGWLIGISAVLAIGIAVLGAHQFYKRWYNDEGCCDERFDVETGAWPWRLTAFQRLNFTSADVLASIKESNIIGMGGTGIVYKAEIPRHHGVVAVKKLWRGGAAEAGDESGAGDLVGEVSLLGRLRHRNVVRMLGYLHNDTEAMIVYEYMPHGSLWEALHGRQAGRVLMDWVSRYNVAAGIAQGLAYLHHDCHPPVIHRDVKSSNVLLDANLEARIADFGLARIMVRKNETVSTVAGSYGYIAPEYGYTLKVDQKSDIYSFGVVLMELLTGKRPIEPEFGDCLDIVGWVRERLRSNRGVDELLDASIGGQCEHVREEMLLVLRIAVLCTARSPKDRPSMRDVLTMLGEAKPRRKSSSTGVGSNGVAKDKPVFTTSPDPGFL